Proteins encoded within one genomic window of Dromaius novaehollandiae isolate bDroNov1 chromosome 7, bDroNov1.hap1, whole genome shotgun sequence:
- the LOC135328952 gene encoding inositol 1,4,5-trisphosphate receptor-interacting protein-like 1 → MAGGLALLLAMLGIVLQPLKVSDHMDVAMEQWMQQRKEQEVELMTRLQQEFAEMMQEPQSGLFRRDVVFATWDLWQFGAFAAGLVLLFGLFWMATEQDFDECDSSSGLSSSSSEEEGEGEEQEAVGAVHWLSPEQQLDCPGRRALETFYQQHLWGPVQDVAHTCKVVEELVGNLLHACQMLSLTTFLPRLEWCIGVGSVFEGWSYHRQDTVYRLLVLLKPPPGHSFHLKLGTGGELPARHGHVHVKLECMCEREQLLGDVLCFRHHSQIRVRRYQRPGLLHTLCTGFYLDVEKTARWFQLFVRNAWDMIAAEQNCQLTVLPSSHSCKLQLTCDSGRTMHTEIMLGVQQDNLGLFMGSQEAEAGLSSSTTWLESCALQELLFFRFMARQAPQGSCHLMCLQLLTYLLEDSVLSSVHLKTVAMHLLTLLPPSAWCPEHLLERLRDVLRYLHCCLEEKQLHHFLLGNERVPREVPLPAAFQTASPLNLFQRLAQQPDAHAQALREFTELQDRLRSLLD, encoded by the coding sequence CCATGGAGCAGTGGATGCAGCAGcgcaaggagcaggaggtggagctGATGACTCGGCTGCAGCAGGAGTTTGCGGAGATGATGCAGGAGCCGCAGAGCGGACTTTTCAGGAGAGATGTGGTCTTCGCCACCTGGGACCTGTGGCAGTTTGGGGCCTTTGCTGCAGgccttgtgctgctctttgggCTCTTCTGGATGGCCACGGAGCAGGACTTTGATGagtgtgacagcagcagtggcctgagctcctccagcagcgaagaggagggggaaggcgaggagcaggaggctgtgggtgctgtgcacTGGCTCTCTCCTGAACAGCAGCTGGACTGCCCAGGCAGGAGGGCCCTAGAGACCTTCTACCAGCAGCACCTCTGGGGGCCAGTGCAGGACGTGGCCCACACATgcaaggtggtggaggagctggtGGGCAACCTCCTCCATGCCTGCCAGATGCTCTCTTTGACAACTTTCCTGCCGCGGCTGGAATGGTGCATCGGTGTGGGCAGCGTTTTTGAAGGCTGGAGCTACCACAGGCAGGACACTGTCTACAGGCTGCTCGTGCTCCTGAAGCCACCACCCGGACACTCCTTCCACCTGAAGCTGGGCaccggcggggagctgccggcgaGGCATGGCCACGTCCATGTGAAGCTGGAGTGCATGTGCGAgagggagcagctgctgggggacgTGCTGTGCTTCCGGCACCACTCCCAGATCCGAGTGCGCAGGTATCAGCGCCCTGGGCTCCTACACACCCTGTGCACTGGCTTCTACCTGGATGTGGAGAAAACCGCCCGCTGGTTCCAGCTCTTTGTAAGAAATGCCTGGGACATGATTGCTGCGGAACAAAACTGCCAGCTGAcagtgctgccttcctcccattCCTGCAAGCTCCAGCTCACATGCGACTCTGGGAGAACCATGCACACTGAGATAATGCTGGGGGTGCAGCAAGACAACTTGGGGCTCTTCAtgggcagccaggaggcagaggccggcctcagcagcagcacaacttggctggagagctgtgccctgcaagagctgctgttcttcagattcatggccaggcaggccccccagggcagctgccacCTAATGTGTCTGCAGCTCCTCACCTACCTCCTGGAGGACTCGGTGCTTTCCTCTGTCCACCTGAAAACAGTCGCCATGCACCTCCTGACACTGCTTCCCCCATCAGCGTGGTGCCCGGAGCATCTCCTGGAGCGGCTGAGGGATGTCCTGCGCTACCTGCACtgctgcctggaggagaaacagcttCACCACTTCCTCCTAGGCAACGAGAGGGTGCCCAGGGAGGTCCCCCTGCCAGCGGCCTTCCAAACGGCCAGCCCGCTCAACCTCTTCCAGCGCCTGGCGCAGCAGCCCGACGCCCACGCCCAGGCGCTGCGCGAGTTCACCGAGCTGCAGGATCGGCTCAGGAGCCTGTTAGACTGA